In the genome of Pirellulales bacterium, the window CCACGCCCGACGCGGTCAAGAACGTCAGGTTCGGCAACCGCCGGCAAAGCTCTTCGACCTTCTCTCGCACCCGCTCGATGGAACCGAAATAGTAATCGTGATTGCCCAATACGAAGTAGACCGGCGAGGCGACCGCCTTGGCAATCCGCTTTAGCAACCCGACCACGTTCGGGGCCTCGCCAAGATCGCCGCCGACCAGCACCACGTCGGCCCGCTCGGCCGCCACCGACGCCAGAAAAGCGTCGGTCTGCGGCGGGGTGAGAAAGTTGAGGTGCAGATCGGTCAGCCAGAGCATTCGCTTCATGCGGCGGTTATCCAAATTCGGGTGAAGCGTAAGGATTGGCCGGGTCGCGGCGGCCATCCACGTGGGCATCCCGCGGCGCGGCTTCCAAAGTCACGCGCGGGATCCAGTCCATTATTGGGTGCGTGGCATTGCAGGCGGAGCATTGCGTTTGAGGATACTCATGTCCACAACCGGGACAGGACGCAACGTGGAGAAAGGTGTCGAAGGCCGTGCGGCAATGGCCGCAGGTCCAATAATCGCCGATGGGCGGCGCGGCCCCGCAGGAAGGACAGGCGAACCCCACGCGGCGCGGAGCACGCGCCAAGCGCGAAATCGCAATTCCCTGGCGGAAGGCGGTCAGGCTGCGCCCCATGATGAATAAGGAAAGGAAGATCATCCACATCGAGCCGCTCGACAGGGAAATTGCAATGAACCCCAGTCCGCAAAGCACGCCCAGCACGCCCACGATCCGCAGACTCCAGGCACGTCCGACCACGAACCACAACAGCGACTGCAGGATTTGTCCGCCGTCGAGCGGATAGATCGGCAGCAGGTTGAGAACGAGCAGCGCAAGGTTGATGGCCGCAATGCTCATCAGAAAGTGCATGGCATCACCGTTGATGTTTTGCAGTCCGCCCCACCGCGCGGCCACAACCGCGGCAATGGAGAGCGGAACCAGCAGAAGATTGACGAGCGGCCCCGCGGCTTGTGTCCACAGCACCGCGCCGGGCCGCGGTGGCGGCAGCACAAATGCCATTCCGCCCAGTGGCCAAAGCATGATCTGGTTGG includes:
- a CDS encoding site-2 protease family protein — translated: MGSTSKGAVRLFRVTGIDVFVHWSWLVVAWFEIGTPANKYQSPVWNVIEYLSLFAIVTMHEFGHALACRQVGGTANQIMLWPLGGMAFVLPPPRPGAVLWTQAAGPLVNLLLVPLSIAAVVAARWGGLQNINGDAMHFLMSIAAINLALLVLNLLPIYPLDGGQILQSLLWFVVGRAWSLRIVGVLGVLCGLGFIAISLSSGSMWMIFLSLFIMGRSLTAFRQGIAISRLARAPRRVGFACPSCGAAPPIGDYWTCGHCRTAFDTFLHVASCPGCGHEYPQTQCSACNATHPIMDWIPRVTLEAAPRDAHVDGRRDPANPYASPEFG